In Numenius arquata chromosome 3, bNumArq3.hap1.1, whole genome shotgun sequence, one genomic interval encodes:
- the HUS1 gene encoding checkpoint protein HUS1: MRFGAKIVDLACLNHFSRVINTIAKLAKTCTLRLTDSKLYFILSDKVANGGVSMWCELCQGNFFDEFQMEGVAAEHNEIYLELVPENLSRALKTAQSAKAVKIKLTNKHCPCLRVAVELPSLSSSSRIVTHDIPVGVIPRRLWNDFREPSVPDFDVSIYLPVLKTMKSVVERMKNLSNSIVIEANLRGEMNLKIETDLVSVTTHFKDLGNPPWASDDGYQSSAQGRDLESMAEARIDIKKLQQLLAGQQVNPTKALCNIVSKRIVHFILLHEDVSLQYFIPALA, translated from the exons ATGCGATTTGGGGCTAAGATCGTGGATCTCGCTTGCCTCAACCACTTCAGCC gtGTAATTAACACGATCGCCAAGTTAGCCAAGACCTGCACCCTGCGCCTTACCGACAGCAAGCTGTACTTCATCCTCTCCGATAAAGTAGCGAACGGAGGCGTCAGTATGTGGTGTGAGCTGTGCCAG GGGAATTTCTTCGATGAATTTCAGATGGAAGGAGTGGCTGCAGAGCACAATGAAATCTATTTAGAGTTAGTGCCTGAGAACCTGTCAAGAGCATTAAAAACTGCCCAGAGTGCTAAGGCAGTGAAGATCAAGTTGACTAACAAACACTGTCCCTGTCTCAGAGTTGCTGTGGAGCTA CCATCCTTATCAAGCAGCAGTAGGATTGTGACACATGACATTCCTGTGGGAGTTATTCCCAGAAGATTATGGAATGACTTCAGAGAGCCCAGTGTGCCAGATTTTGAT GTCAGTATTTACCTACCAGTGCTGAAAACAATGAAGAGTGTTGTGGAGAGAATGAAGAATCTCAGCAATTCCATT GTGATTGAAGCAAACTTGAGAGGAGAAATGAACTTGAAAATAGAAACCGACTTAGTATCTGTAACAACACATTTTAAAGACTTgggaaatcctccctggg CATCAGACGATGGATATCAAAGTTCTGCTCAAGGCAGAGATCTGGAAAGCATGGCTGAGGCACGCATAGACATcaagaagctgcagcagctgcttgctGGACAGCAGGTCAATCCCACAAAAGCATTGTGCA atATTGTAAGTAAAAGAATTGTCCACTTCATCTTGCTCCATGAGGATGTttcacttcagtattttattCCAGCACTTGCCTGA